A region from the Diadema setosum chromosome 13, eeDiaSeto1, whole genome shotgun sequence genome encodes:
- the LOC140237257 gene encoding zinc transporter 7-like, giving the protein MLPVHKNDELYKPRFKLWVKIQAWWRAIFSDQTSRNLFMFLLLNLSFAFVELAYGIWSNSLGLISDSFHMFFDCTALLAGLIASIISKWRANDKFSYGYVRMEILAGFVNALFLLFIAFFIFSEAVERAVEPPEVRHERLFVVSVLGFFVNIIGIFAFGHGHSHGGGDHGHSHGGHGHSHVESLSNSLASHSHSHGGPAHDSHGHSHGGHGHSHGGHGHGHGGMGLDYKDDESEHQHTPQGSQKQILKGVFLHILADTLGSVGVIVSAILMQYFGWMIVDPLCSMFIAVLIMISVLPLLQDSVSILMMRTPYELELELPSCYQKVANLEGVYSIQDKHFWTLCTDVYVGTLKLEVAAKADIKYIITQTHNIFAQAGVRQLYVQTDHATV; this is encoded by the exons ATGCTTCCAGTCCACAAAAATGACGAACTATACAAGCCAAGATTCAAGttatgggtcaaaatacaggCGTGGTGGAG gGCCATATTTTCAGACCAGACCTCCAGGAATCTGTTCATGTTTCTATTGCTCAACCTTTCCTTTGCCTTTGTGGAGCTGGCCTATGGGATCTGGTCTAACAG CCTTGGCCTGATCTCTGATTCATTTCACATGTTCTTTGACTGCACTGCCCTGCTAGCTGGTCTCATCGCAAGCATAATTTCCAAGTGGCGAGCTAACGACAAATTCTCCTATGG GTACGTCCGTATGGAGATCTTGGCAGGTTTCGTCAACGCCTTGTTCCTACTCTTCATAGCATTTTTCATCTTCTCCGAAGCCGTAGAA AGAGCAGTTGAGCCCCCTGAAGTCCGGCACGAGAGACTCTTCGTTGTATCTGTCCTTGGATTCTTTGTCAACATCATCGGAATATTCGCCTTTGGTCATGGACACTCACACGGAGGTGGAG ATCATGGACACAGTCATGGAGGACATGGCCACTCCCATGTAGAGAGCCTGAGCAACTCATTGGCCAGTCACAGCCACAGCCATGGAGGCCCCGCCCACGATAGCCATGGCCACTCCCACGGTGGGCATGGCCACTCCCATGGTGGGCATGGCCATGGTCATGGTGGGATGG GATTGGATTACAAGGATGATGAGTCGGAGCATCAGCACACTCCGCAAGGAAGCCAGAAGCAGATCCTTAAAG GTGTGTTTCTGCACATTCTGGCCGATACTCTGGGCAGTGTTGGGGTGATCGTGTCGGCCATCTTGATGCAGTATTTTGGCTGGATGATTGTGGATCCGCTCTGCTCCATGTTCATCGCTGTACTTATCATGATCAG TGTCTTGCCATTACTCCAGGATTCTGTCAGCATTCTGATGATGAGAACTCCATACGAGCTTGAGTTAGAACTGCCAAGCTGTTATCAGAAG GTTGCAAACCTAGAGGGTGTCTACAGCATTCAGGACAAGCACTTCTGGACACTGTGCACTGACGTCTACGTAGGGACCCTCAAACTGGAAGTTGCTGCCAAGGCTGACATCAAGTACAtcattacacaaacacacaatatatTTGCTCAG GCGGGCGTGAGGCAGCTCTACGTCCAGACTGACCACGCAACTGTATGA